A region from the Coffea eugenioides isolate CCC68of chromosome 9, Ceug_1.0, whole genome shotgun sequence genome encodes:
- the LOC113781950 gene encoding O-fucosyltransferase 15-like isoform X3: protein MFRSSNNDDFSGSSDLNEEDMIKDPQPDASTSGNLRKSVSQSTSSLTSNGSVESISATRFSHGSRRKSKRWRGWCQRRGIAGLALLVLVFFIFNSWMLYRIRDPGRAAGIKVKYLKMNSSTVSIKEELVKLGKGKKPQKTIYARLLAKASHALAEGQNKPEPKDLWVDHDNASFWKPCADQRDWEPSEGNNGYIMVTANGGINQQRVAICNAVAVARLLNATLVLPGLMYSSVWRDASQFGNIYQEDHFINYLKPDVRIVKELPKQLKSLDLDAIGSVVSDADIVKEAKPGFYKKCNFHALRFVPKIQETGALLIQRMRQNMSRLGPLDKHLLGPLAEPKKKGQRSHSTKASRYLALHLRFEIDMVAHSLCEFGGGKEEQKELEAYREKHFPALIELKKTQKLPSTAALREEGLCPLMPEETVLMLAALGFNRKTRIYLAGAHIYGGKSRLTALTTLFPNLVTKENLLSSAEIEPFANFSSQLAALDFITCTAADNFAMTDSGSQFSSLVSGYRIYYGGGEMPTIRPNKRRLADIFVKNNTIEWSVFEKRVRKAVRQTKRVFSRPTGRSVYRYPRCPECMCSDQP from the exons ATGTTCCGTAGTAGTAATAATGATGATTTCTCCGGCTCCTCGGATTTAAATGAAGAGGATATGATTAAAGACCCACAACCCGATGCTTCCACTTCTGGTAACCTCCGAAAGTCCGTAAGCCAGAGCACGTCATCATTAACCTCGAATGGTTCAGTCGAATCGATATCTGCGACCCGGTTCTCACATGGGTCTAGACGGAAAAGCAAGAGATGGAGAGGGTGGTGTCAGAGGAGAGGGATAGCCGGGTTGGCCCTATTGGTGCTTGTGTTTTTCATCTTCAACTCTTGGATGCTCTATCGGATTCGAGATCCGGGTCGGGCCGCTGGAATTAAGGTCAAGTACTTGAAGATGAATTCTTCCACGGTTTCTATTAAG GAGGAACTAGTAAAGCTTGGTAAAGGAAAAAAGCCTCAGAAGACTATTTATGCAAGACTGTTGGCAAAGGCTTCCCATGCCTTAGCTGAG GGACAGAACAAACCAGAGCCGAAGGACTTGTGGGTGGATCATGACAATGCTTCATTCTGGAAACCTTGTGCTGATCAGCGCGATTGGGAACCTAgtg AAGGAAATAATGGTTACATAATGGTTACTGCAAATGGTGGCATAAACCAGCAGCGAGTTGCT ATATGCAATGCTGTTGCTGTTGCCAGATTACTTAATGCAACACTTGTTCTTCCGGGCTTAATGTACAGCAGTGTGTGGAGAGACGCAAG CCAGTTTGGCAATATCTATCAGGAGGATCATTTTATCAATTATTTGAAGCCTGATGTTCGGATAGTGAAGGAGCTTCCAAAGCAGTTAAAATCATTAGATCTGGATGCTATTGGCAGTGTG GTCTCAGATGCTGATATAGTGAAAGAAGCCAAGCCAGGTTTTTACAAAAA ATGTAATTTTCATGCACTGAGATTTGTACCTAAAATACAAGAAACTGGAGCTTTGCTGATTCAACGAATGCGTCAAAATATGTCTCGACTGGGGCCTTTGGATAAACACCTTCTTGGTCCCTTGGCAGAACCCAAAAAGAAGGGGCAAAGATCTCATTCAACCAAAGCTTCCAGATATTTAGCTTTGCATCTCAGATTTGAAATTGACATGGTGGCACATTCTTTATGCGAATTTGGTGGGGGTAAAGAAGAACAGAAAGAATTGGAAGCTTATCGTGAAAAACACTTCCCTGCCTTGATAGAGCTAAAGAAGACTCAAAA ATTACCTTCCACGGCTGCTCTCAGAGAAGAAGGATTATGCCCATTGATGCCTGAGGAAACGGTGCTTATGCTTGCAGCCCTTGGTTTCAACCGAAAAACGCGCATTTATCTGGCAGGAGCACATATTTACGGAGGGAAGTCAAGATTGACTGCATTAACTACCTTGTTTCCTAATCTGGTTACTAAAGAGAACCTGCTCTCTTCAGCTGAAATTGAACCATTTGCAAATTTTTCATCTCAG TTAGCAGCACTGGACTTTATCACTTGCACAGCTGCAGACAATTTTGCCATGACAGACTCGGGGAGTCAATTTTCATCTTTGGTATCTGGTTACAGAATCTATTATGGTGGGGGAGAAATGCCAACAATTCGGCCAAACAAACGCAGGCTTGCTGACATATTTGTTAAGAACAACACGATAGAGTGGAGCGTGTTTGAGAAAAGAGTGAGGAAGGCTGTGAGACAAACCAAAAGGGTTTTCTCACGTCCTACTGGTCGGAGTGTATATAGATATCCACGGTGTCCAGAGTGTATGTGCAGTGACCAGCCCTGA
- the LOC113781950 gene encoding O-fucosyltransferase 15-like isoform X4, whose protein sequence is MFRSSNNDDFSGSSDLNEEDMIKDPQPDASTSGNLRKSVSQSTSSLTSNGSVESISATRFSHGSRRKSKRWRGWCQRRGIAGLALLVLVFFIFNSWMLYRIRDPGRAAGIKVKYLKMNSSTVSIKICNAVAVARLLNATLVLPGLMYSSVWRDASQFGNIYQEDHFINYLKPDVRIVKELPKQLKSLDLDAIGSVVSDADIVKEAKPGFYKKYILPILHLNRVVHFVGFGNRLASDPIPFKVQRLRCRCNFHALRFVPKIQETGALLIQRMRQNMSRLGPLDKHLLGPLAEPKKKGQRSHSTKASRYLALHLRFEIDMVAHSLCEFGGGKEEQKELEAYREKHFPALIELKKTQKLPSTAALREEGLCPLMPEETVLMLAALGFNRKTRIYLAGAHIYGGKSRLTALTTLFPNLVTKENLLSSAEIEPFANFSSQLAALDFITCTAADNFAMTDSGSQFSSLVSGYRIYYGGGEMPTIRPNKRRLADIFVKNNTIEWSVFEKRVRKAVRQTKRVFSRPTGRSVYRYPRCPECMCSDQP, encoded by the exons ATGTTCCGTAGTAGTAATAATGATGATTTCTCCGGCTCCTCGGATTTAAATGAAGAGGATATGATTAAAGACCCACAACCCGATGCTTCCACTTCTGGTAACCTCCGAAAGTCCGTAAGCCAGAGCACGTCATCATTAACCTCGAATGGTTCAGTCGAATCGATATCTGCGACCCGGTTCTCACATGGGTCTAGACGGAAAAGCAAGAGATGGAGAGGGTGGTGTCAGAGGAGAGGGATAGCCGGGTTGGCCCTATTGGTGCTTGTGTTTTTCATCTTCAACTCTTGGATGCTCTATCGGATTCGAGATCCGGGTCGGGCCGCTGGAATTAAGGTCAAGTACTTGAAGATGAATTCTTCCACGGTTTCTATTAAG ATATGCAATGCTGTTGCTGTTGCCAGATTACTTAATGCAACACTTGTTCTTCCGGGCTTAATGTACAGCAGTGTGTGGAGAGACGCAAG CCAGTTTGGCAATATCTATCAGGAGGATCATTTTATCAATTATTTGAAGCCTGATGTTCGGATAGTGAAGGAGCTTCCAAAGCAGTTAAAATCATTAGATCTGGATGCTATTGGCAGTGTG GTCTCAGATGCTGATATAGTGAAAGAAGCCAAGCCAGGTTTTTACAAAAAGTACATCCTTCCCATTTTACATCTTAATCGAGTTGTacattttgttggatttgggaATCGCTTGGCATCTGACCCTATACCATTTAAAGTGCAG AGACTTCGATGCAGATGTAATTTTCATGCACTGAGATTTGTACCTAAAATACAAGAAACTGGAGCTTTGCTGATTCAACGAATGCGTCAAAATATGTCTCGACTGGGGCCTTTGGATAAACACCTTCTTGGTCCCTTGGCAGAACCCAAAAAGAAGGGGCAAAGATCTCATTCAACCAAAGCTTCCAGATATTTAGCTTTGCATCTCAGATTTGAAATTGACATGGTGGCACATTCTTTATGCGAATTTGGTGGGGGTAAAGAAGAACAGAAAGAATTGGAAGCTTATCGTGAAAAACACTTCCCTGCCTTGATAGAGCTAAAGAAGACTCAAAA ATTACCTTCCACGGCTGCTCTCAGAGAAGAAGGATTATGCCCATTGATGCCTGAGGAAACGGTGCTTATGCTTGCAGCCCTTGGTTTCAACCGAAAAACGCGCATTTATCTGGCAGGAGCACATATTTACGGAGGGAAGTCAAGATTGACTGCATTAACTACCTTGTTTCCTAATCTGGTTACTAAAGAGAACCTGCTCTCTTCAGCTGAAATTGAACCATTTGCAAATTTTTCATCTCAG TTAGCAGCACTGGACTTTATCACTTGCACAGCTGCAGACAATTTTGCCATGACAGACTCGGGGAGTCAATTTTCATCTTTGGTATCTGGTTACAGAATCTATTATGGTGGGGGAGAAATGCCAACAATTCGGCCAAACAAACGCAGGCTTGCTGACATATTTGTTAAGAACAACACGATAGAGTGGAGCGTGTTTGAGAAAAGAGTGAGGAAGGCTGTGAGACAAACCAAAAGGGTTTTCTCACGTCCTACTGGTCGGAGTGTATATAGATATCCACGGTGTCCAGAGTGTATGTGCAGTGACCAGCCCTGA
- the LOC113781950 gene encoding O-fucosyltransferase 15-like isoform X2, protein MFRSSNNDDFSGSSDLNEEDMIKDPQPDASTSGNLRKSVSQSTSSLTSNGSVESISATRFSHGSRRKSKRWRGWCQRRGIAGLALLVLVFFIFNSWMLYRIRDPGRAAGIKVKYLKMNSSTVSIKEELVKLGKGKKPQKTIYARLLAKASHALAENKPEPKDLWVDHDNASFWKPCADQRDWEPSEGNNGYIMVTANGGINQQRVAICNAVAVARLLNATLVLPGLMYSSVWRDASQFGNIYQEDHFINYLKPDVRIVKELPKQLKSLDLDAIGSVVSDADIVKEAKPGFYKKYILPILHLNRVVHFVGFGNRLASDPIPFKVQRLRCRCNFHALRFVPKIQETGALLIQRMRQNMSRLGPLDKHLLGPLAEPKKKGQRSHSTKASRYLALHLRFEIDMVAHSLCEFGGGKEEQKELEAYREKHFPALIELKKTQKLPSTAALREEGLCPLMPEETVLMLAALGFNRKTRIYLAGAHIYGGKSRLTALTTLFPNLVTKENLLSSAEIEPFANFSSQLAALDFITCTAADNFAMTDSGSQFSSLVSGYRIYYGGGEMPTIRPNKRRLADIFVKNNTIEWSVFEKRVRKAVRQTKRVFSRPTGRSVYRYPRCPECMCSDQP, encoded by the exons ATGTTCCGTAGTAGTAATAATGATGATTTCTCCGGCTCCTCGGATTTAAATGAAGAGGATATGATTAAAGACCCACAACCCGATGCTTCCACTTCTGGTAACCTCCGAAAGTCCGTAAGCCAGAGCACGTCATCATTAACCTCGAATGGTTCAGTCGAATCGATATCTGCGACCCGGTTCTCACATGGGTCTAGACGGAAAAGCAAGAGATGGAGAGGGTGGTGTCAGAGGAGAGGGATAGCCGGGTTGGCCCTATTGGTGCTTGTGTTTTTCATCTTCAACTCTTGGATGCTCTATCGGATTCGAGATCCGGGTCGGGCCGCTGGAATTAAGGTCAAGTACTTGAAGATGAATTCTTCCACGGTTTCTATTAAG GAGGAACTAGTAAAGCTTGGTAAAGGAAAAAAGCCTCAGAAGACTATTTATGCAAGACTGTTGGCAAAGGCTTCCCATGCCTTAGCTGAG AACAAACCAGAGCCGAAGGACTTGTGGGTGGATCATGACAATGCTTCATTCTGGAAACCTTGTGCTGATCAGCGCGATTGGGAACCTAgtg AAGGAAATAATGGTTACATAATGGTTACTGCAAATGGTGGCATAAACCAGCAGCGAGTTGCT ATATGCAATGCTGTTGCTGTTGCCAGATTACTTAATGCAACACTTGTTCTTCCGGGCTTAATGTACAGCAGTGTGTGGAGAGACGCAAG CCAGTTTGGCAATATCTATCAGGAGGATCATTTTATCAATTATTTGAAGCCTGATGTTCGGATAGTGAAGGAGCTTCCAAAGCAGTTAAAATCATTAGATCTGGATGCTATTGGCAGTGTG GTCTCAGATGCTGATATAGTGAAAGAAGCCAAGCCAGGTTTTTACAAAAAGTACATCCTTCCCATTTTACATCTTAATCGAGTTGTacattttgttggatttgggaATCGCTTGGCATCTGACCCTATACCATTTAAAGTGCAG AGACTTCGATGCAGATGTAATTTTCATGCACTGAGATTTGTACCTAAAATACAAGAAACTGGAGCTTTGCTGATTCAACGAATGCGTCAAAATATGTCTCGACTGGGGCCTTTGGATAAACACCTTCTTGGTCCCTTGGCAGAACCCAAAAAGAAGGGGCAAAGATCTCATTCAACCAAAGCTTCCAGATATTTAGCTTTGCATCTCAGATTTGAAATTGACATGGTGGCACATTCTTTATGCGAATTTGGTGGGGGTAAAGAAGAACAGAAAGAATTGGAAGCTTATCGTGAAAAACACTTCCCTGCCTTGATAGAGCTAAAGAAGACTCAAAA ATTACCTTCCACGGCTGCTCTCAGAGAAGAAGGATTATGCCCATTGATGCCTGAGGAAACGGTGCTTATGCTTGCAGCCCTTGGTTTCAACCGAAAAACGCGCATTTATCTGGCAGGAGCACATATTTACGGAGGGAAGTCAAGATTGACTGCATTAACTACCTTGTTTCCTAATCTGGTTACTAAAGAGAACCTGCTCTCTTCAGCTGAAATTGAACCATTTGCAAATTTTTCATCTCAG TTAGCAGCACTGGACTTTATCACTTGCACAGCTGCAGACAATTTTGCCATGACAGACTCGGGGAGTCAATTTTCATCTTTGGTATCTGGTTACAGAATCTATTATGGTGGGGGAGAAATGCCAACAATTCGGCCAAACAAACGCAGGCTTGCTGACATATTTGTTAAGAACAACACGATAGAGTGGAGCGTGTTTGAGAAAAGAGTGAGGAAGGCTGTGAGACAAACCAAAAGGGTTTTCTCACGTCCTACTGGTCGGAGTGTATATAGATATCCACGGTGTCCAGAGTGTATGTGCAGTGACCAGCCCTGA
- the LOC113781950 gene encoding O-fucosyltransferase 15-like isoform X1, with amino-acid sequence MFRSSNNDDFSGSSDLNEEDMIKDPQPDASTSGNLRKSVSQSTSSLTSNGSVESISATRFSHGSRRKSKRWRGWCQRRGIAGLALLVLVFFIFNSWMLYRIRDPGRAAGIKVKYLKMNSSTVSIKEELVKLGKGKKPQKTIYARLLAKASHALAEGQNKPEPKDLWVDHDNASFWKPCADQRDWEPSEGNNGYIMVTANGGINQQRVAICNAVAVARLLNATLVLPGLMYSSVWRDASQFGNIYQEDHFINYLKPDVRIVKELPKQLKSLDLDAIGSVVSDADIVKEAKPGFYKKYILPILHLNRVVHFVGFGNRLASDPIPFKVQRLRCRCNFHALRFVPKIQETGALLIQRMRQNMSRLGPLDKHLLGPLAEPKKKGQRSHSTKASRYLALHLRFEIDMVAHSLCEFGGGKEEQKELEAYREKHFPALIELKKTQKLPSTAALREEGLCPLMPEETVLMLAALGFNRKTRIYLAGAHIYGGKSRLTALTTLFPNLVTKENLLSSAEIEPFANFSSQLAALDFITCTAADNFAMTDSGSQFSSLVSGYRIYYGGGEMPTIRPNKRRLADIFVKNNTIEWSVFEKRVRKAVRQTKRVFSRPTGRSVYRYPRCPECMCSDQP; translated from the exons ATGTTCCGTAGTAGTAATAATGATGATTTCTCCGGCTCCTCGGATTTAAATGAAGAGGATATGATTAAAGACCCACAACCCGATGCTTCCACTTCTGGTAACCTCCGAAAGTCCGTAAGCCAGAGCACGTCATCATTAACCTCGAATGGTTCAGTCGAATCGATATCTGCGACCCGGTTCTCACATGGGTCTAGACGGAAAAGCAAGAGATGGAGAGGGTGGTGTCAGAGGAGAGGGATAGCCGGGTTGGCCCTATTGGTGCTTGTGTTTTTCATCTTCAACTCTTGGATGCTCTATCGGATTCGAGATCCGGGTCGGGCCGCTGGAATTAAGGTCAAGTACTTGAAGATGAATTCTTCCACGGTTTCTATTAAG GAGGAACTAGTAAAGCTTGGTAAAGGAAAAAAGCCTCAGAAGACTATTTATGCAAGACTGTTGGCAAAGGCTTCCCATGCCTTAGCTGAG GGACAGAACAAACCAGAGCCGAAGGACTTGTGGGTGGATCATGACAATGCTTCATTCTGGAAACCTTGTGCTGATCAGCGCGATTGGGAACCTAgtg AAGGAAATAATGGTTACATAATGGTTACTGCAAATGGTGGCATAAACCAGCAGCGAGTTGCT ATATGCAATGCTGTTGCTGTTGCCAGATTACTTAATGCAACACTTGTTCTTCCGGGCTTAATGTACAGCAGTGTGTGGAGAGACGCAAG CCAGTTTGGCAATATCTATCAGGAGGATCATTTTATCAATTATTTGAAGCCTGATGTTCGGATAGTGAAGGAGCTTCCAAAGCAGTTAAAATCATTAGATCTGGATGCTATTGGCAGTGTG GTCTCAGATGCTGATATAGTGAAAGAAGCCAAGCCAGGTTTTTACAAAAAGTACATCCTTCCCATTTTACATCTTAATCGAGTTGTacattttgttggatttgggaATCGCTTGGCATCTGACCCTATACCATTTAAAGTGCAG AGACTTCGATGCAGATGTAATTTTCATGCACTGAGATTTGTACCTAAAATACAAGAAACTGGAGCTTTGCTGATTCAACGAATGCGTCAAAATATGTCTCGACTGGGGCCTTTGGATAAACACCTTCTTGGTCCCTTGGCAGAACCCAAAAAGAAGGGGCAAAGATCTCATTCAACCAAAGCTTCCAGATATTTAGCTTTGCATCTCAGATTTGAAATTGACATGGTGGCACATTCTTTATGCGAATTTGGTGGGGGTAAAGAAGAACAGAAAGAATTGGAAGCTTATCGTGAAAAACACTTCCCTGCCTTGATAGAGCTAAAGAAGACTCAAAA ATTACCTTCCACGGCTGCTCTCAGAGAAGAAGGATTATGCCCATTGATGCCTGAGGAAACGGTGCTTATGCTTGCAGCCCTTGGTTTCAACCGAAAAACGCGCATTTATCTGGCAGGAGCACATATTTACGGAGGGAAGTCAAGATTGACTGCATTAACTACCTTGTTTCCTAATCTGGTTACTAAAGAGAACCTGCTCTCTTCAGCTGAAATTGAACCATTTGCAAATTTTTCATCTCAG TTAGCAGCACTGGACTTTATCACTTGCACAGCTGCAGACAATTTTGCCATGACAGACTCGGGGAGTCAATTTTCATCTTTGGTATCTGGTTACAGAATCTATTATGGTGGGGGAGAAATGCCAACAATTCGGCCAAACAAACGCAGGCTTGCTGACATATTTGTTAAGAACAACACGATAGAGTGGAGCGTGTTTGAGAAAAGAGTGAGGAAGGCTGTGAGACAAACCAAAAGGGTTTTCTCACGTCCTACTGGTCGGAGTGTATATAGATATCCACGGTGTCCAGAGTGTATGTGCAGTGACCAGCCCTGA
- the LOC113781994 gene encoding LOW QUALITY PROTEIN: subtilisin-like protease SBT2.4 (The sequence of the model RefSeq protein was modified relative to this genomic sequence to represent the inferred CDS: deleted 2 bases in 1 codon; substituted 1 base at 1 genomic stop codon), whose protein sequence is MARSRRAVWISSLTRKLLTFVIAISCIAEERDIYIVLMEGEPVVFHHQKNSGTMPTEKGEGSDPNSEASKSHAKHLIDSHDQLLQTALDAGSYTKLYSFKNIVNGFAFHTSPSQVERIKKAPGVKIVERDRRAKLMTTYTPQFLGLPAVWTQEGGDRNAGEGTVIGFVDSGIDPLHPSFAGDPTNPYISELPRFSGTCESGPLFPETSCNGKIVSARFFSAGAQAATALNASMDFLSPFDAAGHGSHVASIAAGNFGVPVVVDGFYYGKASGMAPRARIAVYKAIYPSVGALTDVLAAIDQAVLDGVDILTLSIGPDQPPEDAITFLGTFEIFMLAANKAGILVIQAVGNGGPGPYTVVSYSPWTVGVAASDTDRSYPGTLILGNGKKIGGVGLSGPSSGQGLLQHRLILAKDAVIRNGNFPRISQYIEECQYPEALDPAVVLGSVVICTFSDGFYNGTSNLTAIINTAKVLGFVGFMLVANPRYGDFIAEPIPFSVPGIMIPRTSDALLISQYYEEQTSRDKRGLVISYSGRAAIGEGRTAACMGRAPTVSRFSARGPDYIDQRKNPTDVLKPDILAPGHQIWAAWSPLSASDPMLAGQNFALISGTSMATPHISGIAALIKQNNPKWLTPXNVASTNVASKPETYVCGVLPPVGVMIDIHPPWFRVAPQGIQDLEIRLNVTQALDDFSFGEIVLTGSLDHIARIPLSVLPVSLS, encoded by the exons AGAAGGATCCGATCCCAACAG TGAGGCCTCCAAGTCTCATGCAAAGCACCTGATCGACTCCCATGACCAGCTTCTTCAAACTGCTTTAGACGCAGGAAGCTACACCAAGCTTTACAGCTTTAAAAACATTGTTAATGGATTCGCATTCCATACTAGCCCATCTCAG GTTGAGAGAATAAAGAAAGCTCCTGGGGTTAAGATTGTAGAGAGAGACAGGAGAGCCAAATTAATGACAACTTATACACCACAATTCTTAGGGTTGCCAGCGGTTTGGACTCAGGAAGGAGGAGATCGAAATGCTGGTGAAGGAACTGTGATCGGTTTCGTGGACTCGGGCATCGACCCTCTTCACCCCAGCTTTGCTGGTGACCCAACCAATCCTTATATATCAGAACTTCCTCGTTTTTCGGGGACTTGTGAGAGTGGTCCTCTGTTTCCTGAGACTTCCTGCAATGGCAAAATAGTTTCTGCTAGGTTTTTCTCAGCTGGAGCACAAGCAGCTACTGCGCTTAATGCCTCAATGGATTTCCTATCACCCTTTGATGCTGCAGGACATGGAAG TCATGTGGCTTCAATTGCCGCTGGAAACTTTGGAGTTCCAGTTGTAGTTGATGGATTCTACTATGGAAAAGCCAGTGGAATGGCCCCACGTGCACG TATTGCAGTGTACAAAGCTATTTATCCAAGCGTGGGAGCTCTAACAGATGTACTTGCAGCAATTGACCAA GCAGTTTTGGATGGAGTGGATATTCTAACACTCTCCATAGGACCAGACCAACCACCAGAAGATGCGATTACATTTTTAGGCACGTTCGAAATCTTCATGTTAGCGGCAAACAAGGCTGGAATTCTGGTCATTCAAGCTGTGGGTAATGGAGGTCCCGGTCCTTATACTGTGGTGTCATATAGCCCTTGGACAGTTGGTGTGGCTGCTTCAGATACTGACAGAAGTTACCCTGGCACTCTTATTTTAGGCAATGGTAAAAAAATTGGCGGCGTGGGACTATCAG GTCCGAGTTCTGGACAAGGATTACTTCAACATAGGCTGATCTTAGCGAAAGATGCAGTAATTAGGAATGGAAACTTTCCTAGGATTTCACAGTATATAGAAGAATGCCAATATCCTGAGGCACTAGATCCTGCTGTGGTGCTAGGAAGTGTGGTGATCTGCACATTCTCAGACGGCTTTTACAATGGAACTTCAAACCTTACAGCCATCATAAACACAGCAAAAGTTCTTGGTTTCGTAGGTTTTATGCTTGTTGCAAACCCAAGATATGGAGACTTTATAGCTGAACCTATTCCATTCTCTGTTCCTGGCATAATGATCCCAAGAACAAGTGATGCACTT CTAATATCCCAATACTACGAAGAGCAAACTAGTCGTGATAAGAGAGGATTGGTAATCAGTTACAGCGGAAGAGCAGCAATAGGTGAGGGAAGGACTGCTGCTTGCATGGGACGTGCACCTACTGTCAGCAGATTCTCCGCAAGGGGTCCTGATTACATAGACCAACGAAAGAATCCTACTGATGTGCTTAAGCCAGATATTTTGGCTCCAGGGCATCAAATTTGGGCAGCTTGGAGCCCATTGAGTGCTTCAGATCCCATGCTAGCTG GACAAAATTTTGCTCTAATATCTGGTACTAGCATGGCGACACCTCACATTTCAGGCATAGCTGCGCTCATCAAGCAAAATAATCCTAAATGG TTGACTCCATGAAATGTTGCTTCAACGAATGTGGCAAGCAAACCGGAGACTTATGTATGCGGTGTGCTACCACCAGTTGGAGTGATGATCGATATCCATCCGCCCTGGTTTAGGGTGGCCCCTCAAGGAATACAAGACCTGGAAATAAGACTCAATGTAACTCAAGCACTCGATGACTTCAGCTTTGGTGAAATTGTTTTGACAGGAAGTCTGGATCATATCGCGAGAATCCCATTGTCTGTATTGCCTGTTTCGTTGTCTTAA